The Labrus mixtus chromosome 21, fLabMix1.1, whole genome shotgun sequence nucleotide sequence TCCCACTTCCCCTTCAAATAATGTCTTTCATTCAAATAAATGCTCAATCACAACAAACGAGGACTTGGTTAAAAGTCATTAATTACACTAAGTTTGAATCAATCTCGCTAACACCATGAGGGTCTTGGCGCTCACACCATGAGGGTCTTGGCGCTCAAACCATAAGGGTCTTGGTGCTCACATATTTGCCTCTGGGCTTGTGTCCGATGCTGGAGACTTTCCTGCTGGCGCTGCTCCTCAGCGACCCCGCCTTCAGCCTCACACTGTTGGGCAAACTCGCAGTCATTGCCTTCCCGTGTGGTTTCTCGACTGCCCTCGCTTCACAATGCTTTGAGTTTTGTTGGTTCTCACAAACACAGTAGCTCTCCCGGTCATGGGCTGGATGGTTTGAGCAGAACCACTTCATGGAGCCATAGAGGAGCTCTGCACAGCTGGAAATCGCTGCTATCACCCCAACGATGAAGTAGAAGCAGAGGAAGACGGTTTTCTCTGCGGGGCGGGAGGTGAAGCAGTCCACCGTGTAGGGGCAGGGGAAGCGGTTGCAGGGGAACTGGGCCTCCACCTTGAAGCCGTACAGATACCACTGCCCTACTAGAAACCCAACTTCGGCCAGTATTCTGAAGGCCACATTGACGACGTAAAACCTCCTGAAATGAAGGTCTGCTCTGGAGTCgctgctgtcactctgatggacTTTAGACCTGTTGTTCCTCTTGTTGTCGTGATGCATGGCGTACATGAGGAACACTAGAGACGGCGTGGCGATCAGGACAATGTGAAACACCCAAAACCTGTACTGGGAGATGGGGAAAGCCATGTCATAGCACACCTGTTTGCAGCCCGGCTGGAGGGTGTTGCAGGCAAACTCTTCTTGCTCGTCATCAAACAGATCGCTGGCTACAGTTCCCAGGATTAAAATCCGAAAAACAAGCATGATTAAGAGCCAGAAACGTCCAAGCATGGGGGAGTGGGCCTGGAGGCTGTCAAAGAGCCCCCCGAGGAAGCCCCATTCACCCATGATTGAAAGTTGGGAGGTTTATCCACCTGTCCGTCTCAGAGCAAGAGCTGTCTTTGGTTAGAAATGTGTCTTATGATCTCCAACTCATGACAGATCAATCTACATGTCACAGGCTGGTCCAGGGTGCAATGACCTAAAATCAGATAATAAAAACTGGATTGTAAAATCATCAACAAAACGTTTGCAACTTCATGAGATGTTGAAAGGAAAACtttgcacagctcctacattgcacctttagtacattttgggttttttatattttatacttttaaattctattttatatattgtaatatcttcttacactgtattatttaagttgtctCACTGGCAGCAGCTTCAGGTTAAAATCTGACTAAAGATCTTCAGTTTATAAAGtttctgtactttttaaaacagaaggCAT carries:
- the LOC132955668 gene encoding gap junction delta-3 protein-like, with protein sequence MGEWGFLGGLFDSLQAHSPMLGRFWLLIMLVFRILILGTVASDLFDDEQEEFACNTLQPGCKQVCYDMAFPISQYRFWVFHIVLIATPSLVFLMYAMHHDNKRNNRSKVHQSDSSDSRADLHFRRFYVVNVAFRILAEVGFLVGQWYLYGFKVEAQFPCNRFPCPYTVDCFTSRPAEKTVFLCFYFIVGVIAAISSCAELLYGSMKWFCSNHPAHDRESYCVCENQQNSKHCEARAVEKPHGKAMTASLPNSVRLKAGSLRSSASRKVSSIGHKPRGKYVSTKTLMV